The sequence ttttcctGATGATTGTTTGCTTTTCCAGAATGCAACAAAAAGTCACTGATATTCCAGAAACTGGGCTTCACTCTACGGAAGCTCACTATAATCCTTCACCAACGTAAGATTCATTGTCTAAAGTTCTTTCTTTGCTAAATTTTCCTTAAATCTGATATAATTATTCTAGTTTtactaataatatttattttgtccTTAGAATATCACATGTAAAATTTGGCAAGTAAAAATGATACTGTGTTTCTAACACAGACAAGCAATCAGAGTAGTGTAAATCAACCAATTGAcaaaatgtattttttttcttactATTTCTTTCATTCTTGTGCTACCATATTCTGCTTCTGATTTcatatttattttagaaaaaaattcctttaagattttatacaaaaaatgCAACTATGTAAGTTCTCATGTAACAGAAGTTATGCTTTTATTGAATGCTTGTGGTGTAGTTTTGATGTGATTTCGGTGTATTTCAGGTACATGGAACAAGAGGAATCATTGAATGAACCAGCTCCTATTCAGAAATGAATAATAAATGATAATCCTAAAGGACAAATCATTGTTCTTTCGAAACAAACTCATTCTCAATCAGAATCGTTGGACATGTGAGTTTTCCAACTCACTTTCGATGTTTTATTTCATTGAGTTAACCATTTGTACCTGAATATTTACGCCATattaactttttcattttttcttttttttagagtCCCACTTCAAGTATTTGCTCCTACTTTAAGCCTTTCCCAAACTCAGCAAACTGCTGCAACGTCACCCGGAGAGGAAgatatagaaaaaaatattaataagtaTTATTTAAATTCCTTTTCTAATAGTTTTAGTTTATTTGGTTTGTATTTCAGTGTATTTCTTGTTATTTGAGGTGTGCTTGGTGTTGTAGTCCTCTTTTTATTATAACTAAGCAAAAGAATATTGATTTTGTCCATTTTTATGGACTTAGTTGATGCATTTGTTGTAACTAGCCCATAGAAATTTATTGTAGTGCTTCTACTGTCATTTTGTGcttgttttattaagttttatatctttttaaattttgatgtatttgatttatatttctgtGTATTTCATGTGAATTAAGGTGCACTTGGTTTGATTGTATTAATTAAATTCCTTTTCTGTAATCCTGAAGTCTCTCCCAACCTCAACATTCTGTTGCAAAATCTTCAACAAAGAAATGTACTGAAGAAGAACCTTAACAACCACAACAAGAATCTCATAAAAAAGTAGCTCCTACTAATATGTAAGTTCTACttcttaaaattctttttcaatattttctTAGTAATCTTAAGATATTTTATGTGTCACCATATAGTCATTCACTCCCTCAAACAATACTGATGCAATAATGATGGTTGCCAATGTTGCATTGAAGAATGACTTTCCTGCACCATCATTTAGTCTTGGATTCACTCAATCAAGTGAGGAGGCTATACTTTCTCAAGAGGATAAACCACAAGCTGTCAAGAGAAAATCTCAGGACAGTCCAATATCGGAGGAAGATTTTAAAAAGTTAGTGGAAGCTATCATAGATACTGGGGTTGCAACAGCATTAAATTTTGGTAGAGAGAAAAGTCCCTCTCTGGAAAAGGTGCAGCCTATATAATGAACTTCCTCGACAAATTCAAAACTCCCATGAGGCAGAAGCAAATAATAGATAAACTTAAGGAGAAATGCTTTTATTGGGTGATAAATATCAAGACTTATGAAGATGAAAGCACTAATGAGTGGGAGACAATTTTTATACTGAAGCATGAAAAACTattgaaaataagaagaatacACTTTGAATCCTTAAAAGCTGAATCAGATGTCGAAAATCTGATAATCCTAGAATAACGTTAATGATTTTCTTATCAGTCATTGTGCCATATATGTATTAAGTTTGGGGTTTTGGTTTTCGTAGGTTGTCTCGGTAATGTGCCAAATTCTGAACACcaaaaacattaaaagatttaaGAAACTCATATACTATTTTCTCCCTGATATTATTATAAGTTGTAATAGATtaaaattttggtgtatttttaaAATACATTGTTTGCTGTATCTATTTCTTTCGATgttatataaattttgtaggattACGCAATGTCGAGTCATGAGGGCAACTTCCTTCATCCAAAAACtaaagagtcctttcaggttgaAGACTATCAAGACTACCTCCCATTTTTGGACAAGAAAAAACTTGTATCCTATCCATTTGTAAGCTTTCATTTATAAAGTTTCTTAAATAATTCTTACATTAGGTGGCAATTAAGCTAAAAAATTGTTCTCTCTAGTCAAGTTTCAGATATTTGTCTCGATTTTCTATGTGCAACATTGGTGGTTATGGATAGTGGATgttgaaaagaaaaaatttcaTGTCCTTGACCCAATAAACAAAAAAGTTCCTACAAAAGAGAgaacaacaattaataaatttgttgtaagttgttTATTTGATACAAATTTCTGCTCCCTCTATAAATTCTATTGTTTCTATCTGTTTGAAATAAGGTGCACTTGTAATTCTATGGAAAAAGAGGAATAAATATTATTATACACCAAATTGCTTCCCGAATACAcagaaaaatattcaaataaacatCGAATCTGAAGGTTGAAATTATACTTGCCTTGTTTTGATTTTTAGGGATTCAACATTTCAAAAATGAGGGTGTTTGCTGGAGGAGAATCTTTTATAAACAAGGATGAGGGTGTTGAAGCACCGTACATCAACATCAGTGGGCAACGGATAAGGTATCAAATCTttctatttaataaattttattgtgtTTTCTCTTACTCTATTATTTTATTGtgttaatttattcttttttagcAACGATTGTGCAATATATGTTATGAAATGGCTGGTGTTAATTAATCCAAAATAGAtcaaaaagagaaaatatttgtGGTAGAATTAAAACTAGGTAActatctttaaaaataaataactctcTATTACTAAATTAACAGACTTTAATAATAATAGGAAATTTCTTTAAACTGTAGGATTAAGTTGATAATTTCAGAGTGAAATATGCCTCAACTATTCTATTTGACGAAATGAATTAACTCAGAGATAAAACCATTGAAAAATGTGAAGCAATCAGACTATCCAAGCCATCGGCTACACTACTGAGTTCTTACTATACATTGAAATCATCAAATATTGATAGTAGATAGTTTAATACTGTAAATTGTATCTTTGTATTGATAGTACataattttctttccaaaattaaATTCTGATGAACCTATCTGTACTGTATTGAAATGCTGTTAATCTGAATAAATCTAGGTTAAAAAAAATgtaggaaaagaagaataaattCTATACTACGCCGAATTACTTTTCGAATACACcgaaaattattcaaataaacaCCGAATTCTCTAGGTTAAATTTCTACACTACTTAAGTATTGAATTGTCTGTGTATTGTATATTTTAAAGAAACAAATCCCATCAAATAATtggaaaaaataatttcaaaacattgtaaaaaagaacaaaataagaaaactTAAACATTAAACCTcatttccataaaaaaaaaaataacaatacgTAGATTACACCAAAATTGTATCACATAACAACAAAATAGATTCATAAAAACATCAAAAATCTATCTTATTCTCTTGAACCTCTGAAATTATAATTCGTAATATGTCCATGATAATATCTAAAATTTGATTGCACTACTGAACCACCACAAAAAAGGTTCAACTGCAAAAGGTAAATCATATATTAGCAAAATTTTTcggacgtcctcttgttctcaCCCGTAGAGGTCTTTGAATCTCGTTAATATCTTCCAATGAAACATCTTCGTGAAATAACGAACATTTCCTTTTGcttttggctttgtattcttgcATCTCAACCATAGCATTGTCATATGCACTGTGCAGAATCgtagtcaactcaaattttgatgcaaattcataaatattttgtGACTGAAATATCAAATCGACAAATCTCCTACTTCTTGGCTCCAAAAGAGGCCGTCATGGCTGCTCTTGAGATGTGTGTGCTTCCTCTTTACGTTCTTACTCCACTGTTCTAATATATATCTTGGTGACACTTTATCTACTCACTCAAAACTTAACGCCCTCAGAGAATGAcggcacaatatccctcttgactcgaataataagtaCTGACATTTAACTTGAGATGATATCGTGTCGTACGTAACtacaaacttgttgaatgttgagttaGAAATATGTTCTACAACTTCATATACCGTATAACTTATAGTGGATTGCATTAATCTTGTAATGAAATTCACATTTTCTCTAAATTGTGCTTGGACTTTCCTGAACATCTCGTGAGTATACACATGCTGAAGTTGAGCTTCTATTGAGAATTTGTTGCACAAGGTATGATGGTATGAAAATCTGCAAtatctgattctctctctctgCTCTCTACTACTTAGGCAATTATCGTACTGTTTGACGAATTGGAAAGTGAGTTGTTGCACCTAATAAACTTGTTGAAAAAAGCATGCATGCTCTCACTCTTTTGTGTGTTTCTCATCCCATTCCAAAAGTGGGGATCGAGATAAACCGAAATCTATAAATGACGAATCTTTAAAAAGCtctgaaaaattagaaaaataccaATCAGAATCAAAATACACCGAAAGACGTACAGTTTGACACCTCTACTAGAGAAGAAAAACACATAAATATCCACATATTAAAAGTAACAACATCACTTAATCCTAATAAAGACATCATTatctgaaagccacttgttgtctcCAACACCATACTTTATTAGAAAATCATTCCATGTTCTATCAAATGATTCTTTTGTAAAAGAGTTCCAAAAAACATGACTCTTCTcgtgtttaatttttttgtgtcgcttgtagccatttaatttacttagaatcttcttcatgatatACCAAATACACCACCGGTGAATTGTTGTGGGTATACCAACCTCAATAGCCCTTTTCATCGATGCGCATTAATTAGTAAGAATTCCTTTCGAAgaatttcctcccatgcaacgaagccaacattgaaatagccatttgaatgattgaatttcctcgtttttcatcaaagcacACCCTACAAGTGTTGACTGATCATGGTAATTCACCCCAATAAAATAACCAAAAACCATATTATACCTGAATACAACGACACATAAACAAAATCATATATACACCAAAAAACTGTCTAAGTACACCGAAAGTAATATCAAAATACACATAAACCAGAACAGCATACTACATGTTTGTATTGTAAGTGGTATCAGATGAAATAACATCTCCAAAATACTCACAGGCAGCCCTGCTTCTTGTGTCGGCTCAAAAAGCAATCTTAATTGACTGATCAACCTCAAGTTTaagcttgaaaaagaaaattatgattcttctctttcattctttatAAGTATTTCCCAAATTCTTTTGCATCTTCTAGTTCCGAAACATTCTGTACTTCTTTCATGATGTAATttctcacatctttttcaataaaacttaATTCACGATGACCCGCTTGTTGCTGCGgcaaatgattggtaagttttttTTGGTTTGATTCTGGCTTCCTCATTATTCTCTGTTGTATGTTGTACAGACATGCTTAATTGCCTATGTtatttgagcatctctgcttgatTTGGATAGCACGgatgtgaatgatgcaacacAACCTTCGAAATGATTCAAACAGTAATATCCttcaatatatgtatataaattccTGCAGGACAATTAAATCCAGCTAAGGGATTTATCTTCTCAGTTGGAGATATGTtcgatttccattttccctctctaaTATATGTAatcaattagttattaatttcattttccttcttatttgtgctctgaattttcgaaaaaaatctgcAAGTTTAGAATAATCTTTGTAGAATTTTCTAACTTTTTCAAGCTTGTTAAAAGTCATTCCAACCTTTGGAATAAGCTTCTCGTCAACATCACACAGAAACTGAAAATAAACTGAAATTGGTGCAAAATAAACCATATTAGAAACTAAAATATATTGAAATGGGGAGGAAGCAGATTCATCAAAATAATAGAATCAAATTCAGAACTGGTACGTTACAATCAAATACAAACCATCAACCATACACAACAAATCtgacaaacaaaaataaaatgattcaacttcagaatcataaactactaacaaacTACATTAACTAGATTCAAACTACACATCACTACTTGATTCGATTCAAAAGAATAATACAATTTGCTCTGGTTCAATTGAAAGTCTGAACATACAAATACAATGAAAGGTTTCCAAAATACACCAAAAGAGTTCCAAAATACACCAATTTATAATCGAAATACATCGAAACTTTTCACAAAGAAAAACatcattattcacctacagaatcataaactactaacgaataacattaaactagaattgaaccacacctcaaTCGCTTCAttcgattcaaaacaataatccacTTTGCTCTGATTTAATTGACAGTCTAaacttgaatcattcattatcttcCACAATGAAATAACTATTCAAATATGATTTCACAGCTTGATTTCAAAAACTTGAATGAAGAGCATTGAACTTTAACAAAGAGAATGCAGAGAATGAAGAGCACATAGTTAAGGAGGAGAAACGCAGAGAACGCAGAGATGGAACGGAACGTAGAGACACAAATAACATTGAGAaaagttgaaaaagaaaacaaaatcccCATAAAATGGAAGTTATATATTGGCGCGTTGGGTGAAAATTTTGTTAGAGAAACTAGCACGGGAGTTGAATTAGGTCAAATCAACTTGTTTGGACTTATTTATTTAAATCACTTATATGTAGAGATTAATTGATAGTATAAATCTTACAGTGTGAACCATAAAAGATGAGACGTAGAGATGACAATTTAAATTACTCAAATTTTTATGATATAAATCTTATTGTGTGAACCATAaagaataaaacatgaaaatgacAATTTAAATCATTTAAATTTTTATGTAGTCAACTAGGAGTGACAATATACATTCTATCTGTAGATATTTAATCTGACCCAATTCAATCGGATAGACAGGAACCAAATCTTTACATAGACAGGAGACGTGCCTCTcccaaatatttttataaaattattagtaCTAATTGTTCATTTAATGTGATTAATTTATTAATTGGCTAAAATTTTTCATACAAACTCAAGTACCTGTGTTTAACTCTCACCTTTTTCATTTCTATACACTAGTAACTATTACCTATGCATATTCTTCCAATCTCATATACTTCTTGTCTATGTTACATCATTGTTTTTTTCATACACTCAATATATTTATGAGTGTAcgaatcttctttttttttctttccattcaaAGTACAcatttataatatataataattttttttctttccattcaaACTACACACTACATATTTAACTATCATTTTGACTAACCTTTCTTTAGAATGGCAATGGATGCGACGAGTAGGTATTTGCTTATCTATATCCGCCTTGAATTCTCATGTCTCATCATAGAGTCCTACTCGTTGTCTCATTATTTATATgtatcttaattttatatcatatataCTAAACTTGTCTTGCTCCATTCAGGGTGGGACCGTAATgtatagttttctttttcaaaaatatctatagggataaagtatactttttatcTTTGAAATtcgataaaaattttaaaaatacatttaagttttattttgttttaattttgtcttagaagttttcgatttgcatcaaatataccatcgacggctaaattttcaaaaaatttaagaccaatctaacaataatatatgaaaattatgcttgatttgcttgtgttaagGGTTGTTCTtgtgaaattattgttgaatcgtgttgggaataagtagtatgaccacaatccaatcaatcatgtgtcaaataatttgttattattattatattaaaatgttaatataataaggtccttgattaaatttagagatttatcattgtgatagtgatcataatattgagaaataaatcttttataatttaatctaaattgttcttggtcatagaatTATTAGAACCTTGTTTTTTTCTCGGGGCCAAGGAAGAAAATTCAGTCAAAAGGCGAGTCAGAAATGAGTGCGAGAGAGAGCGCAAGAGAGGGGGGTGGGGAAACACTGAGTGGGGTAGAACTAGGAATTTTCAGACAAGAGATCCAAGGATTTGGAATCGAGAAGAGTACCAACGCCTGGAAAACGtgtctttttcaatttttgtcaATAATCTGCCGAATGATATTTCAAAGAaggaattattttaattattccaTTGGACAGGATGAATCAATGACATTTATTTGGCTCGAAAGGTGAAAAATGGAGTTGTGTATGTGTTTGCATTTATACGATATACAACAAAAGGAGGAGCGATGAAGGCTATAACCGAAATGCATcatacaagaataagggggaagCTCATCTACGTAGGTGAAGCCAAGTATAGAAGGGCTATGGGAGAGGGGAACACGGAGGCACGTAAGGGAGACCGTGTAAGAACGGCGATGGAGAGTAAGGTACTTCAGAAGGGTGAAAGTTCTTCAAGAATGGAAGAAGCTAAGAGGATAGAACCTGCCAAGGGCAGTCAAGGTAAGGGCTGGACGAAGAAGGTTGAAGTGCCGATAGCAAAAGAGAATTTCGAGTAGCTATTGAGGAGTCTAGTAGGCGGAACCACAAGCCCTTTTGACTTCAAATCGTTACGGAGAGCTATTGTTAAGAACTTTCCTCAGGTTGTTGAAGTCAGGGAGCTTGGAGCATACAAAGCCCTCCTAGTGTTTGATTCTGTGAAGAATGCAGAGGAAGCATTTACCTTCAAAATGAATAGTTTCTTACAATTCTTCTACAGTGTATGGAGATGGGAGGAATCCGAACATAGTGAGACTAGGACAGTTTGGTTAGAAAGTCACGGAGTGCCTTTACATGTTTGTTCAGTAGAGACGTTCAATACGATAGGCGGTTTATGGGGAGAAGTACTCCAATGCGATGATATGACGAAATCTGCCTTATCCTTCAGTGTTGGCCGCATGTTAATCGATACCTGTGTCTTTGATGTGATCAATGAATGGATACATATCACAGTTGGGACCAGTGGTTTTGATGTATTTGTGAAGGAAATAGGACGTGAAATATATGGAGACGAATGCTTTTTGGAAGACGCAAGCGGGAAGTCAATAAGTGTAAATAATAGCGCACTTGCCGACGAAATGGTGTCGACGGCAGCGGCTTGGGATCCGGCGGCAGACCTAATCAGGACACGAGCTAACGATGGTGGTGAAAATAAGGGTATAATGGTCATAATGGAcatttttttgaatgaatgcaatCAAGATAATTTAATGGCTTTGAAGACGCAACGGATGACGGATCCAATCAAAATTAATGAGTGTAATGAAAAGGCTGATTTTGAGGAATCTGATGATTGCTTAGAAGGTGAATCAGAGAGAACTGTTACTCAGATATGCTTGGAAAAAAAAAGTAGGGCCAAACAAGAGGGGACAAGTTGTCACGGTGGAAATATGTTGCTTGTGTGTTCACAAATGAGGGAGGCCCACAAGGTTTCAAACAAACCAAGTCACCAAGTGGGGCAACTAATAACTGGGCTGGTAGAACGGATTGGGCTTGGGAGGCAGCTAGGTGGAGTCCAGAAGAAACACANNNNNNNNNNNNNNNNNNNNNNNNNNNNNNNNNNNNNNNNNNNNNNNNNNNNNNNNNNNNNNNNNNNNNNNNNNNNNNNNNNNNNNNNNNNNNNNNNNNNNNNNNNNNNNNNNNNNNNNNNNNNNNNNNNNNNNNNNNNNNNNNNNNNNNNNNNNNNNNNNNNNNNNNNNNNNNNNNNNNNNNNNNNNNNNNNNNNNNNNNNNNNNNNNNNNNNNNNGCTTGGACGTGGGTCTGGGTCTGGGAAGGAGATCTGTGGTCCATTGTTGGAGGCGGACCGCGAGGAGTGCTGCGCGACATCTCCTTCAGCGAATGGCGTGGGCAATTGTGAAGCGCAGGAGGAAGGACACCTGCATCCCTGTGCGTGGAGGGAAGGCACCATTGGTGGGACTGGCGGGGAAGCGAAGGAACGGAGCCACGGGCCGGTGCAGTGCAACCGCGAAGGATTGAGCAAGGTGGAACGGAAAAAAAGGGGTGACTATGAGGATGAACCGGAAGTGGTGGGGCTTGGTGACGAACCAGGCGGCCAAGCTGAAGTTGGAGTTCCAAGCATGCTGGTTTTAGGAACTGATGGGAAGGTGAGCGGTCTGGAAGCGATAGAAGGGGAAGATGGAGGTGTGGGTCCACACAATGTGAATGGCTAAGTTACAGAGGATGCTGGATCTGAAGCAGAAATTGGAGGCGCAATAACAGATTCTGATCATAGGGATAAGCAGGCAGAACAGTTATTAGAAAATAAGGAAACATCGAAGCTAGCAGTGGAGTCAGGAGCGATCTATGACGATGAAGAAGATATTATGGCGATTCTACAGAGTCAAAATGAAGCCATTGCAGCAAAAAGGAAGATggaaaaataaaaggagaaagcTAGGAGGAGCAGGCCTAAACATCACAACAAGGTGTGCAGCAATTCTTTTAAATGATTTACAGTTGTTGGAATATTAGAGGCTTAGGAGGGTATGGAAAGTTGAGTATGGTAAAAGAGTTGAAGAAAAAATGTAGGTTGAATATGCTAGGTCTAATTGAAACTAAGAGGGAGGTGGTGACCAAGTTTGATGTAGCACGCTTGTGGGGGAGTGATACGGTGGGTTGGGACTATGTGGAATCAGTTGGTGCCTCTGGCGGCTTGTTGTTAATATGGGACACTTTTTTATTTAAGCGGTTGAACTGCTACAAAGGGGATGGCTGGCTGTGTGTTGAAGGTGTGctgacaaaaaataattttaattgtgCTTTCTGCTTGGTATATGGTGCACATGTTCGGAGTGAGAAACTGGTGATGTGGGAGGAGTTAAGCTACATTGTGGGTCTATGTCAGGTTCTGTTTTGCTTCATGGGAGACTTTAACGAGATACTACGgttggaagaaagaaaaagcgTTGTTAGTTTACCTGCATCTGCGGAGGATTTCAAGGAATGGGTACAGGACTTACAGTTAGTAGATTTACCGCTGCCTGATCGGAAGTTCACATGGTTCCGAGGTCAATATTGTAGCCGCA is a genomic window of Arachis ipaensis cultivar K30076 chromosome B06, Araip1.1, whole genome shotgun sequence containing:
- the LOC107647217 gene encoding uncharacterized protein LOC107647217, encoding MVKELKKKCRLNMLGLIETKREVVTKFDVARLWGSDTVGWDYVESVGASGGLLLIWDTFLFKRLNCYKGDGWLCVEGVLTKNNFNCAFCLVYGAHVRSEKLVMWEELSYIVGLCQVLFCFMGDFNEILRLEERKSVVSLPASAEDFKEWVQDLQLVDLPLPDRKFTWFRGQYCSRIDRVLVSVEWLEDFPDTCLKGGPRGLSDHCPLILEDSRLCAGPRPFRSLDSWFTHEGFL